A region from the Janthinobacterium agaricidamnosum genome encodes:
- a CDS encoding bpX6 domain-containing protein codes for MSHKIRRPLHDGMQLVHALWFDLALLGEAEVRRRVLRHWAPGARLHRVHDGFLLLLATPRYGQCAALDGLPLCEQAGILSSAPLAADERAVTPPSGIWLVRAAQAQLISLAAAPRIDPAAWLDLRAIPLHAPLRPPLAAAAAATAALLETLPVRDIFAGALAPPSDKREAFLRQMDEAQHGAKAMRRGAGIALAVTGVAAVLLGAIPLGLIKLFGGGKQAASAQADSGRQQRPPSALQQRLAALATRLAIMTRASTVIGWRQAAYLRKMMQLLEQGDVKEALRHAIPLDTLSPARRPAFGTPRPRTSLEISGPGQASSSISLGGELEQYLRATYRATFERLDREGKIDEATYVLAELLKCGSEAVDYLEKKGRIKQAAQLAETMELAPEVAVRLWCMAGDVERAVKLARLGQAFAAAVQLLERRKSPQAPEMRLLWAEDLAMRGQLSEAAEAIWPLPEQQDKALAWLLEGERTGGVLGMRALLKKLALLPASLADSEAAVLQLLDDDSDEGAQQRMRLGTELLALSLHSPATRRVAAELMRPLLADRMGERIAFDKKAMAKLLSLSDGAVLRADLSALTLPAMVPPQELRKRRKPLRVHLAERGLLTIHDARRLPDGHYLLALGEGGVVRIDRHGRQLAQFPVPATQLVMAAGGQRALALVQRDSMWRVSRIDLIARKVSDWIIQPLRFWADNYDGLIWNAVIDNRLVAIDSSKDQLSVSWQVADLPGRVVAFQEEPGVQTLLLATAEGIQQWRYQLPARRLLQRDSFPHPRDPVLALLPHSARDAPTLVCIMGDDGPRYLQVHHGGATAPLTLPLQAIASVPEVTQAAGLLMVRSHLDDDSPMECLVADGGTGTVLAQLRLDECDAARVHVNDGHILLCDDAGRLIDIDCENSQVHTLTLA; via the coding sequence ATGAGTCATAAGATACGCCGCCCCCTGCATGACGGCATGCAGCTGGTGCATGCGCTGTGGTTCGACCTGGCCCTGCTGGGCGAGGCCGAGGTGCGCCGCCGCGTGCTGCGGCACTGGGCGCCGGGCGCGCGACTGCACCGGGTGCACGATGGTTTCCTGCTGTTGCTGGCGACGCCGCGCTACGGCCAGTGCGCCGCGCTGGACGGCTTGCCGCTGTGCGAACAGGCGGGCATCCTCAGCAGCGCGCCACTGGCGGCGGACGAACGGGCGGTCACGCCTCCGTCCGGCATCTGGCTGGTGCGCGCGGCGCAGGCGCAGCTGATCAGCCTTGCGGCGGCGCCGCGTATCGACCCGGCCGCCTGGCTCGATCTGCGCGCAATTCCCCTGCATGCGCCATTGCGCCCGCCGCTAGCCGCTGCGGCTGCGGCCACTGCGGCCTTGCTGGAAACGCTGCCCGTGCGCGACATCTTCGCGGGCGCGCTGGCACCGCCCAGCGACAAACGCGAAGCGTTTCTACGCCAGATGGACGAGGCGCAGCACGGCGCCAAGGCCATGCGGCGCGGCGCCGGCATCGCGCTGGCGGTGACGGGCGTGGCGGCCGTCCTGCTGGGCGCCATACCGCTGGGCTTGATCAAGCTGTTCGGCGGCGGCAAGCAGGCCGCATCCGCGCAGGCGGACAGCGGCCGGCAACAGCGACCGCCATCGGCGCTGCAGCAGCGCCTGGCCGCGCTGGCGACCCGGCTGGCGATCATGACGCGCGCCTCCACGGTGATCGGCTGGCGCCAGGCCGCTTATCTGCGCAAGATGATGCAGCTGCTGGAACAGGGCGACGTGAAAGAAGCCCTGCGCCATGCGATCCCGCTCGACACCCTGTCGCCAGCGCGCCGTCCCGCCTTCGGCACGCCGCGCCCGCGCACCAGCCTGGAAATTTCCGGCCCCGGCCAGGCGAGCAGCTCGATCAGCCTCGGCGGCGAGCTGGAGCAATACTTGCGCGCGACCTACCGCGCCACCTTCGAGCGGCTCGATCGTGAAGGCAAGATCGACGAAGCCACCTACGTGCTGGCGGAACTGCTCAAGTGCGGTAGCGAGGCAGTCGACTATCTGGAGAAAAAGGGCCGCATCAAGCAAGCCGCGCAGCTGGCGGAAACCATGGAGCTGGCGCCGGAAGTCGCCGTGCGCCTGTGGTGCATGGCAGGCGACGTCGAACGGGCGGTGAAGCTGGCCCGGCTCGGCCAGGCGTTTGCCGCGGCGGTCCAGTTGCTGGAACGGCGCAAGAGTCCGCAGGCACCGGAGATGCGCTTGCTATGGGCCGAGGATCTGGCCATGCGCGGCCAGCTGAGCGAAGCGGCGGAAGCCATCTGGCCATTGCCGGAGCAGCAGGACAAGGCGCTGGCATGGCTGCTGGAAGGCGAGCGCACGGGGGGCGTGCTGGGCATGCGTGCCCTCCTCAAAAAGCTGGCCTTGCTGCCAGCCAGCCTGGCCGACAGCGAAGCGGCCGTGCTGCAGCTGCTCGACGACGACAGCGACGAAGGCGCGCAGCAGCGCATGCGCCTGGGCACGGAATTGCTGGCGCTGTCGCTGCATTCGCCCGCCACCCGACGCGTGGCGGCGGAACTCATGCGCCCCTTGCTGGCCGACCGCATGGGCGAACGTATCGCATTCGACAAGAAGGCAATGGCCAAGCTGCTGTCACTGTCCGACGGCGCCGTCCTGCGGGCCGATCTGTCGGCATTGACCCTGCCTGCCATGGTGCCGCCCCAGGAGCTGCGCAAGCGCCGCAAGCCGCTGCGGGTGCATCTGGCCGAACGCGGCCTGTTGACAATCCATGATGCCCGGCGCCTGCCGGACGGCCATTACCTGCTGGCGCTGGGCGAGGGCGGCGTGGTGCGCATCGACCGGCATGGCCGGCAACTGGCGCAGTTCCCAGTGCCGGCGACGCAGCTGGTGATGGCGGCCGGCGGCCAGCGTGCGCTGGCGCTGGTGCAGCGCGACAGCATGTGGCGCGTCAGCCGCATCGACTTGATCGCGCGCAAAGTGTCGGACTGGATCATCCAGCCACTGCGCTTCTGGGCCGACAACTATGACGGCCTGATCTGGAACGCGGTGATCGACAACCGCCTCGTCGCCATCGACAGCAGCAAGGATCAGTTGTCGGTGAGCTGGCAAGTGGCCGACTTGCCAGGGCGGGTGGTCGCCTTCCAGGAAGAGCCTGGCGTACAGACCTTGCTGCTGGCGACGGCAGAAGGCATCCAGCAATGGCGCTATCAATTGCCCGCGCGCCGCCTGCTGCAGCGCGACAGCTTCCCGCATCCACGCGATCCAGTGCTGGCGCTGCTGCCGCATAGCGCGCGCGATGCGCCCACCCTGGTCTGCATCATGGGGGATGACGGGCCTCGCTACCTGCAAGTGCATCACGGCGGCGCCACTGCGCCCTTGACGCTGCCGTTGCAGGCGATTGCCTCGGTTCCCGAGGTGACCCAGGCGGCAGGCTTGCTGATGGTGCGCAGCCACCTCGACGACGACAGCCCCATGGAATGCCTGGTGGCCGATGGCGGAACGGGAACCGTCCTGGCCCAATTGCGGCTGGACGAATGCGATGCGGCACGCGTGCATGTCAATGACGGCCACATCCTGCTGTGCGACGACGCGGGCCGGCTGATCGATATCGACTGCGAAAACAGCCAGGTCCACACCTTGACGCTGGCGTAG
- a CDS encoding ArsR/SmtB family transcription factor, with translation MKNADIELLAGSAGFAHILGSAPRLRLLEQIAHGEYAVEQLVELTGLSVANTSQHLQQLRRAGFVQARRDGKRVLYRLGNGPVMQLLAALDVYAQHQRSELQALGRGDHVEAITGDELRERMQEASITVLDVRPAQEFAAGHLPGAINIPFDDLQRRLGELPANAEIAAYCRGPYCVLSVQAVAALRQHGLQARRLGSGYDAWQAAGLPVVKAA, from the coding sequence ATGAAAAATGCCGATATTGAATTGCTTGCCGGTTCCGCCGGGTTTGCCCATATTTTAGGCAGCGCGCCGCGCTTGCGCCTGCTCGAGCAGATCGCGCACGGCGAGTATGCGGTGGAGCAACTGGTGGAGTTGACGGGCTTGTCCGTGGCGAATACCTCGCAGCATTTGCAACAGTTGCGGCGCGCCGGTTTCGTGCAGGCGCGGCGCGACGGCAAGCGGGTGCTGTACCGGCTCGGCAACGGCCCTGTCATGCAGTTGCTCGCTGCGCTGGACGTGTATGCGCAGCACCAGCGCAGCGAGTTGCAGGCGCTGGGCCGGGGCGACCATGTGGAAGCGATCACGGGCGACGAACTGCGGGAACGCATGCAGGAAGCCAGCATCACCGTGCTCGACGTGCGGCCCGCGCAGGAATTTGCCGCCGGCCACTTGCCCGGCGCGATCAATATTCCGTTTGACGACTTGCAGCGCCGCCTGGGCGAATTGCCCGCGAACGCGGAGATCGCCGCCTACTGCCGCGGCCCGTACTGCGTGCTGTCCGTGCAAGCCGTGGCGGCCCTGCGCCAGCACGGCTTGCAGGCGCGCCGTTTGGGCAGCGGCTACGACGCCTGGCAGGCGGCCGGCTTGCCTGTCGTGAAGGCGGCATGA
- a CDS encoding DUF1852 domain-containing protein, producing MSNDFVFSIKSIVFDENYHPSDTTRLTTNFANLARGKSRQENLRNTLKMIDSRFNSLAHWDNPNADRYSVELEIISVELNIDVKGGNIPLIEILKPNILDKKTGQRIDGIAGNNFSSYVRDYDFSVVLPEHNNNQSAFSAPDDFGDFHGKLFKHFVRSDAYQERFSKPPVICLSASSSKTYQRTENQHPILGVEYQQNEFSSTDAYFEKMGMQVRYFMPPNSAAPLAFYFIGDLLADYSNLELIATISTMETFQKIYRPEIYNANAAAGKCYQPSLKNQDYSLTQIVYDREERSQLAVKQGKYTEEHFIKPYKHVLEQWAAATLAD from the coding sequence ATGAGCAACGACTTTGTATTCAGCATTAAAAGCATTGTTTTCGATGAAAACTATCACCCATCGGACACTACGCGCCTGACGACCAACTTTGCCAATCTGGCCAGGGGAAAGAGCCGCCAGGAGAACTTGCGCAACACCCTGAAAATGATCGACAGCCGCTTCAACAGCCTGGCGCACTGGGACAACCCGAACGCTGACCGCTACTCGGTCGAGCTCGAAATCATTTCCGTCGAGCTGAATATCGATGTCAAAGGCGGCAATATCCCGTTGATCGAGATATTGAAGCCGAATATCCTGGATAAAAAAACCGGACAACGCATCGACGGCATTGCGGGGAATAACTTCTCCTCTTACGTGCGCGATTACGACTTCAGCGTGGTGCTGCCAGAGCACAACAATAATCAATCCGCATTCAGTGCACCCGATGATTTCGGCGATTTTCATGGCAAGCTGTTCAAGCACTTTGTCAGATCCGATGCTTATCAAGAGCGTTTCAGCAAGCCGCCGGTCATTTGCCTCAGCGCTTCGAGCAGCAAGACCTATCAGCGCACGGAAAACCAGCACCCCATCCTGGGCGTCGAGTATCAGCAAAACGAGTTCTCCTCGACGGATGCCTATTTCGAAAAAATGGGCATGCAGGTGCGCTATTTCATGCCGCCAAACAGCGCCGCGCCACTGGCTTTCTATTTTATCGGCGACCTGCTGGCCGACTACAGCAATCTTGAACTGATCGCCACCATCAGCACGATGGAAACCTTTCAAAAGATTTACCGGCCCGAAATTTACAACGCCAATGCCGCGGCGGGGAAATGCTATCAGCCCAGCCTGAAGAATCAGGATTATTCGTTGACGCAAATTGTCTATGACCGGGAAGAGCGCAGCCAGCTGGCTGTCAAGCAGGGCAAATATACGGAAGAGCACTTCATCAAGCCGTACAAGCATGTTCTTGAACAATGGGCTGCCGCCACGCTCGCTGATTAA
- a CDS encoding ClbS/DfsB family four-helix bundle protein, which yields MMAIPNSKQELVDAINSTYAKLMQELARVPPALARDPVLEGQVKGTRMSVCDLLAYLVGWNELVLHWHAQLRDGNRIEDIAFPAEGFTWNALGKLAQRFYADYAELGMDDLLQRLEQAKDQLLALIDAHDDAQLYSQPWYTHYTMGRMIQFNTASPYANARTRLRAWLKTL from the coding sequence ATGATGGCGATTCCGAACAGCAAGCAGGAACTGGTCGACGCCATCAACAGCACGTACGCCAAGCTGATGCAGGAGCTGGCACGCGTGCCGCCGGCCTTGGCGCGCGATCCCGTGCTGGAGGGGCAAGTGAAAGGCACGCGCATGAGCGTGTGTGATCTGCTTGCCTATCTGGTGGGCTGGAACGAGCTGGTCTTGCACTGGCACGCCCAGCTGCGCGACGGCAATCGCATCGAGGATATCGCCTTTCCCGCCGAAGGTTTCACGTGGAACGCTCTGGGAAAACTGGCGCAGCGCTTTTATGCCGACTATGCTGAACTGGGCATGGACGACTTGCTGCAGCGCCTGGAACAGGCGAAAGACCAGCTGCTGGCGCTGATCGATGCGCATGACGATGCGCAATTGTATAGCCAGCCCTGGTACACGCATTACACGATGGGGCGCATGATCCAGTTCAATACGGCGTCGCCGTATGCGAATGCGCGCACGCGCTTGCGGGCCTGGCTGAAGACTTTGTAG
- a CDS encoding DUF2938 domain-containing protein, producing MQILWLDALAIGVGATAVMDVWAVALKRFWCIPSLNLAMVGRWLGHLPRGTFTHVNIAQAAPVRDEAILGWTAHYAIGVLFAAVLLALVGREWVQGPTFAPALLAGLVSVAAPFCILQPGMGAGLAASKTPHPAAARLRSLMAHTAFGIGLYLAALLWSTVR from the coding sequence ATGCAAATACTCTGGCTCGATGCCCTGGCGATCGGCGTGGGCGCGACGGCAGTGATGGATGTGTGGGCGGTGGCATTAAAGCGCTTCTGGTGCATACCCTCGCTGAACTTGGCGATGGTGGGACGCTGGCTCGGCCATCTTCCGCGCGGTACCTTCACCCACGTCAACATCGCCCAGGCGGCGCCCGTGCGCGATGAAGCCATCCTGGGCTGGACGGCCCATTACGCCATCGGCGTGCTGTTTGCGGCCGTGCTGCTGGCGCTGGTGGGACGGGAGTGGGTGCAAGGGCCGACGTTCGCGCCGGCCTTGCTGGCGGGCCTGGTGAGCGTGGCCGCGCCGTTTTGCATCTTGCAGCCGGGCATGGGCGCCGGCCTGGCCGCCAGCAAGACGCCGCATCCGGCGGCCGCCCGCCTGCGCAGCCTGATGGCCCACACGGCGTTCGGCATCGGCCTGTACCTGGCGGCCCTGCTGTGGTCGACCGTGCGCTGA
- a CDS encoding methionine synthase, producing MKKLLPTSTAGSLPKPSWLAQPEKLWSPWKLQDEELIEGKQDALRLSLQEQQQAGIDIVSDGEQTRQHFVTTFIEHLSGVDFDKRETVRIRDRYDASVPTVVGAVSRTKPVFVDDARFLRQQTTQPIKWALPGPMTMIDTLYDSHYKSREKLAWEFAKILNQEARELEAAGVDIIQFDEPAFNVFFDEVNDWGIATLERAIEGLKCETAVHICYGYGIKANTDWKNTLGSEWRQYEESFPKLQQSSIDIISLECHNSRVPIDLIELIRGKKVMVGAIDVASNTIETPEEVANTLRKALRFVDADKLYPSTNCGMAPLARGVARGKLNALSAGAAIIRGELA from the coding sequence ATGAAAAAATTATTGCCTACATCAACCGCCGGCAGCTTGCCCAAACCTTCCTGGCTGGCGCAGCCTGAAAAACTCTGGTCTCCGTGGAAATTACAGGACGAGGAATTGATTGAGGGCAAACAGGATGCCTTGCGCTTGTCGCTGCAGGAACAGCAGCAGGCAGGCATCGATATCGTCAGCGATGGCGAGCAAACCCGCCAGCATTTTGTCACCACGTTTATCGAGCATCTGAGCGGCGTCGATTTTGACAAACGCGAGACCGTCCGAATCCGTGACCGCTACGATGCGAGCGTGCCGACCGTCGTGGGCGCCGTGAGCCGCACCAAGCCGGTGTTTGTGGACGACGCCAGGTTTTTACGTCAGCAGACCACGCAGCCGATCAAATGGGCGCTGCCAGGTCCGATGACGATGATCGATACGCTGTATGACAGCCACTATAAAAGCCGCGAAAAACTGGCCTGGGAATTCGCCAAGATCCTCAATCAGGAAGCGCGGGAACTGGAGGCGGCCGGCGTCGACATCATCCAGTTTGACGAACCCGCTTTCAATGTGTTCTTCGATGAAGTGAACGATTGGGGCATCGCCACCCTGGAGCGGGCGATCGAAGGCCTCAAATGCGAAACGGCCGTGCATATTTGCTATGGCTACGGCATCAAGGCCAATACGGACTGGAAAAATACGCTGGGGTCCGAGTGGCGTCAATATGAGGAATCGTTCCCCAAGCTGCAGCAGTCGAGTATCGACATCATCTCGCTGGAATGCCATAACTCGCGCGTGCCGATCGACCTGATTGAACTCATACGCGGCAAAAAAGTGATGGTCGGCGCCATCGACGTGGCCAGCAATACCATTGAAACGCCGGAGGAAGTGGCCAACACCCTGCGCAAGGCGCTGCGCTTTGTCGATGCCGACAAGCTCTACCCGAGCACCAACTGCGGCATGGCGCCCTTGGCGCGTGGCGTGGCAAGAGGCAAACTCAATGCGCTCAGCGCCGGTGCGGCAATCATCCGCGGAGAACTCGCCTAG
- a CDS encoding DUF3772 domain-containing protein encodes MISFRTPHCLSARRRGWLLPLLLSLLLACSLSTPAAWAQPVDDAATADQRLDGLRKQITTIQKALDGEAELDDATLSQMRADALAASAEADKVADALVPTLSSVQARLAELGKPAAGTKDAPDVAAQRSQLDRTSSALDAQVKLARLLAVEATQASEQVSTVRRAQLQARLGERTASILAGSFWKQLHAELPQNLQRLRALEGELTNAASATPWSAWGGLLAGIVAVFGASVWASRYLLVITATRVPHGRLRRSLHALAVLVLAAATPGLVAELLAMGLRWDGGLSEKTSTFLSSLIGIICFAGFTAGLGHALLSPRRVSWRLLPLPDALAHRMRNFPSMFSFIVVLVWATERVTIVINAGLSTAVAVNCIVALVMSTTIAYGLMRAERCWRQLREADPATLVTPLWLRCVTVLLWLALASSVISLLVGYVAFGSFIAKQIAWVIVVLCSTYLLTVLVDDICMLLASTPPPPDAAHPVLATPKARDQAAVLLSGIGRAIVVLLALMLLLAPFGEGPGELFQRVGKLQDGLAIGEVAIRPAAMIQALLVLVVGFIALGLFKRWLQNSYLPTTNLDTGMQVSFITLFGYIGGVLAVALALSAAGIGLERIAWVASALSVGIGFGLQAVVQNFVSGLILLAERPVKVGDWVSLGGVEGDIRRINVRATEIQLSDRSTVIVPNSEFITKTVRNVTLANPLGLVQVKLPLPLGTDAQEARALILSVFVDNPDVLDTPAPSVQLDGIDNGLLLFNATGFASSPRLTSGIRSALLFELLKRLDDAHIAIAKPSTMVLSTLPAQPEAPAMSAVAAAPAPAPVPPLTS; translated from the coding sequence ATGATTTCATTCCGTACCCCCCACTGTTTGTCCGCGCGCCGGCGCGGCTGGCTGCTGCCGCTGCTATTGAGCCTGCTGCTGGCTTGTTCCTTATCAACACCTGCCGCCTGGGCGCAACCCGTCGATGACGCCGCCACGGCCGACCAGCGCCTCGACGGCTTGCGCAAGCAGATTACAACCATCCAGAAGGCGCTCGATGGCGAGGCGGAACTCGATGACGCGACCCTGTCGCAGATGCGCGCCGATGCGCTGGCGGCCAGCGCCGAGGCCGACAAGGTGGCCGATGCGCTCGTGCCCACTCTGTCGAGCGTGCAGGCGCGGCTGGCCGAGCTGGGCAAGCCGGCGGCGGGCACGAAAGACGCCCCCGACGTGGCGGCCCAGCGCAGCCAGCTGGATCGCACCAGCAGCGCGCTCGATGCGCAGGTGAAATTGGCGCGCTTGCTGGCCGTGGAAGCGACGCAGGCGTCGGAGCAAGTGTCGACGGTGCGCCGCGCGCAGTTGCAGGCGCGCCTGGGTGAACGCACGGCGTCGATACTGGCCGGTTCGTTCTGGAAGCAACTGCATGCGGAATTGCCGCAGAATCTGCAGCGCCTGCGGGCGCTGGAGGGGGAATTGACGAACGCGGCAAGCGCCACGCCGTGGTCGGCCTGGGGTGGCTTGCTGGCCGGCATCGTGGCCGTGTTCGGCGCCAGCGTCTGGGCTTCGCGCTATCTGTTGGTGATCACGGCCACGCGCGTGCCGCATGGCCGTTTGCGCCGTTCGCTGCATGCGCTGGCCGTGCTGGTGCTGGCGGCGGCCACGCCGGGCCTGGTGGCCGAATTGCTGGCCATGGGGCTGCGCTGGGATGGCGGTCTGTCCGAAAAAACCTCGACTTTCCTCAGCAGCTTGATCGGCATCATCTGTTTTGCCGGCTTTACGGCAGGGCTCGGCCACGCGCTGCTGTCGCCACGCCGTGTATCGTGGCGCTTGCTGCCCCTGCCCGATGCGCTGGCGCACCGCATGCGCAATTTTCCATCGATGTTTTCCTTCATCGTCGTGCTCGTGTGGGCCACGGAACGGGTCACCATCGTCATCAATGCGGGTTTGTCGACGGCCGTGGCCGTCAACTGCATCGTCGCCCTGGTGATGAGCACGACCATCGCCTACGGCCTGATGCGCGCCGAGCGCTGCTGGCGACAGTTGCGCGAGGCCGATCCCGCCACCCTGGTCACGCCGCTGTGGCTGCGCTGCGTCACGGTGCTGCTGTGGCTGGCGCTGGCATCGAGCGTCATCAGCTTGCTGGTCGGCTATGTGGCGTTCGGCAGTTTTATTGCCAAGCAAATCGCCTGGGTCATCGTGGTGCTGTGCAGCACCTATCTGCTGACGGTACTGGTTGACGATATCTGCATGCTGCTGGCCTCGACCCCGCCGCCGCCGGACGCCGCCCATCCTGTGCTGGCCACGCCCAAGGCGCGCGACCAGGCGGCCGTGCTGCTGTCGGGCATCGGCCGCGCCATCGTCGTGCTGCTGGCGCTGATGCTGCTGCTGGCGCCGTTTGGCGAAGGTCCGGGCGAGCTGTTCCAGCGCGTGGGCAAGCTGCAGGATGGCCTGGCCATCGGCGAGGTGGCGATCCGCCCGGCCGCCATGATCCAGGCGCTGCTGGTGCTGGTCGTCGGCTTTATCGCGCTGGGCCTGTTCAAGCGCTGGCTGCAAAACAGTTATTTGCCGACCACCAATCTCGATACGGGCATGCAAGTGTCGTTCATCACCCTGTTCGGCTACATCGGCGGCGTGCTGGCCGTGGCGCTGGCCCTGTCGGCCGCCGGCATCGGCCTGGAACGCATCGCCTGGGTGGCGTCGGCCTTGTCGGTGGGTATCGGTTTCGGCTTGCAGGCGGTGGTGCAGAACTTCGTTTCCGGCTTGATCCTGCTGGCTGAGCGCCCTGTGAAAGTGGGCGACTGGGTCTCGCTCGGCGGCGTGGAGGGCGATATCCGCCGCATCAATGTGCGTGCCACGGAAATTCAGCTGAGCGACCGTTCGACAGTGATCGTGCCGAACTCGGAATTCATTACCAAGACGGTGCGCAATGTCACGCTGGCCAATCCGCTGGGTCTGGTGCAAGTCAAGCTGCCGCTGCCGCTGGGCACGGATGCGCAGGAGGCGCGCGCGCTGATCCTGTCCGTCTTTGTCGACAATCCCGACGTGCTCGATACGCCGGCGCCCAGCGTGCAGCTCGATGGCATCGACAATGGCCTGTTGTTGTTCAACGCCACCGGCTTTGCCTCGTCGCCGCGCCTGACGTCGGGCATCCGCAGCGCGCTGCTGTTCGAACTGCTCAAGCGCCTGGACGATGCGCACATCGCGATCGCCAAGCCCAGCACGATGGTGCTGAGCACCTTGCCGGCGCAGCCCGAGGCGCCGGCCATGTCAGCGGTGGCCGCCGCACCGGCACCGGCGCCCGTGCCGCCGCTGACGAGCTAG
- the msuE gene encoding FMN reductase, whose translation MTRPLRIVAVSGGLQRPSKAAALAEHLMDLIADEVLCEQHLVELGQLAPQLAGAVWRSQLPETVERELAAVEQADIVVVATPVYRGAYTGLFKHFFDFIHQDALIDKPVLLAATGGSERHALMIDHQLRPLFSFFQARTLPLGIYATDKDFLDYRLQDEALLQRAALAVQRALPVIALTRHARPATTQELAAA comes from the coding sequence ATGACACGTCCATTGCGTATAGTCGCCGTTTCCGGCGGGCTGCAACGCCCTTCCAAGGCGGCAGCCCTGGCCGAGCACCTGATGGACCTGATCGCCGACGAAGTGCTGTGCGAACAACACCTGGTCGAACTGGGCCAGCTGGCACCGCAGCTGGCCGGCGCCGTCTGGCGCTCGCAGCTGCCCGAGACGGTGGAGCGGGAACTTGCGGCGGTCGAGCAAGCGGACATCGTGGTGGTGGCAACCCCGGTCTATCGCGGCGCCTACACGGGACTGTTCAAGCACTTCTTCGACTTCATTCACCAGGATGCCTTGATCGACAAGCCCGTTTTGCTGGCGGCCACCGGCGGCAGCGAGCGCCATGCCCTGATGATCGACCACCAGTTGCGGCCGCTGTTCAGTTTTTTCCAGGCACGCACCTTGCCGCTGGGCATCTATGCGACCGACAAGGATTTCCTCGACTACCGTCTGCAGGACGAGGCGCTGCTCCAGCGGGCCGCACTGGCGGTGCAACGGGCCTTGCCCGTGATCGCATTGACGCGCCATGCGAGACCTGCCACGACGCAAGAGCTGGCCGCAGCCTGA
- a CDS encoding AAA family ATPase has protein sequence MTLPVNQAAQHLRAAIREATAGLVDREQLAELMILAAVAREHLLVIGPPGTAKSAVVRRVAQSLGGQYFEYLLGRFTEPSELFGPVNLSKLRVGQVETDIAGMLPEAEIAFLDEVFLGSTAILNTLLGLLNERQFRRGHTRIECPLRVCVGAANALPEDEGLAAFADRFLLHVFVEPVPDNRLEDLLAGGWAAGQHQVTAMLDLSSLDVLNQAVPQVDMEGVRLALAQAIRLLRQAQVQLSDRRIVKAQQLIAAAAVLAGRKAATRADLWPLLYVIPTAAGQLSAREILRELLAEASHPLLHAVVEQAAQQPMARLARLAESADLLLANSGAGDTRPRIEALLREIDANFDAVQLPEQLAQRRQQLIAAASTV, from the coding sequence ATGACATTGCCTGTGAATCAAGCCGCGCAGCATTTACGAGCCGCCATTCGCGAGGCCACCGCAGGCCTGGTCGATCGCGAACAACTGGCCGAACTGATGATCCTGGCGGCCGTGGCAAGGGAACATTTGCTGGTGATTGGTCCCCCCGGCACGGCGAAGAGCGCTGTGGTACGGCGCGTGGCGCAGAGCCTTGGCGGACAGTATTTCGAATATCTGCTGGGCCGTTTCACGGAGCCATCCGAGCTGTTCGGCCCCGTCAACCTGAGCAAACTGCGCGTGGGCCAGGTGGAAACCGATATCGCCGGCATGCTGCCTGAAGCGGAAATCGCCTTCCTCGACGAAGTTTTCCTTGGCTCGACCGCCATCCTCAATACCTTGCTGGGACTGCTGAACGAACGCCAGTTCCGGCGCGGCCATACGCGCATTGAGTGCCCGCTGCGGGTCTGTGTCGGCGCCGCCAACGCGCTACCCGAGGATGAGGGCCTGGCAGCGTTCGCCGACCGCTTCCTGCTACACGTGTTTGTCGAGCCGGTGCCCGACAACCGTCTGGAGGATCTGCTGGCAGGCGGTTGGGCTGCCGGCCAGCACCAGGTGACGGCCATGCTCGACCTGTCCAGCCTCGACGTGCTGAACCAGGCCGTGCCGCAGGTCGACATGGAGGGCGTGCGGCTGGCGCTGGCACAGGCGATCCGCCTGCTGCGCCAGGCCCAGGTACAACTGTCGGACCGCCGCATCGTCAAGGCCCAGCAGCTGATCGCGGCGGCGGCCGTGCTGGCCGGCCGCAAGGCGGCCACCCGCGCCGACCTGTGGCCGCTGCTGTACGTGATACCGACGGCGGCAGGCCAGCTCAGCGCGCGCGAAATCCTGCGCGAACTGCTGGCGGAAGCCAGCCATCCACTGCTGCACGCGGTGGTCGAGCAGGCCGCCCAGCAGCCGATGGCGCGGCTGGCGCGCCTGGCCGAAAGCGCCGACCTGCTATTGGCGAACAGCGGCGCTGGTGATACCCGCCCGCGCATCGAAGCGCTGCTGCGCGAAATCGACGCCAACTTTGATGCCGTGCAACTACCCGAGCAACTGGCGCAGCGCCGCCAGCAGTTGATCGCCGCGGCGAGCACAGTCTGA